A stretch of the Ctenopharyngodon idella isolate HZGC_01 chromosome 14, HZGC01, whole genome shotgun sequence genome encodes the following:
- the fgf1a gene encoding putative fibroblast growth factor 1 — protein MTEADIAVKFNPPDYKKLTRLYCMNGGYHLQILADGTVAGAREENIYSILRIKATSPGVVVIEGTEAGLYLSMNEDGKLYASALVTDESYFLEKMEENHYNTYQSQKYGENWYVGIKKNGKMKRGPRTHIGQKAIFFLPRQVAQAKD, from the exons ATGACTGAGGCCGATATTGCAGTGAAATTCAACCCGCCCGACTATAAGAAGCTCACGCGGCTGTACTGTATGAATGGAGGATATCACCTTCAGATCCTGGCGGACGGGACAGTGGCTGGAGCTCGAGAGGAAAACATCTACA GCATACTGCGCATAAAAGCAACAAGTCCAGGAGTGGTGGTCATTGAAGGAACAGAGGCAGGACTTTACCTCTCGATGAATGAAGATGGCAAGCTGTATGCGTCA GCATTAGTAACGGATGAAAGTTATTTCTTGGAGAAGATGGAGGAGAACCACTACAACACATATCAGTCTCAGAAGTATGGTGAAAACTGGTATGTCGGAATAAAAAAGAATGGAAAAATGAAACGAGGCCCAAGGACACACATTGGACAGAAGGCTATTTTCTTTCTCCCGCGACAGGTGGCCCAGGCCAAGGACTGA